Proteins from one Deltaproteobacteria bacterium genomic window:
- a CDS encoding carboxylesterase family protein, translating into MRAPKIDALALCALLTLTACGGGEAGGGDGGQPPCGECDGGTSSDLEADLTIDSGPIHGVEDGDLVIFRGVPYAEAPVGALRFRKPVPVSPWTSPRDATAFGPPCVQRDHTGAMVGDEDCLTVNIWAPRAAGAPRPVMVFIHGGAFLQGSANLPVYDGASIARTGEVVVVTLQYRLGALGFFVDDALLTEESGAGNQGIRDQQLALDWVQRNAAFFGGNPGEVTIFGESAGGISVCAHLGAPSSDGLYARAIVQSGTGCYGMQRLRVPTVVHVSAISQAENVITEAGCQNASDALACLRALPATTVIDAGLSGAANNLGLADFGPVIDQVLLSEAPFDRVRRGERSTITIVSGANADEGKTFTQGLSIPDTATYESTVRAVLPLQADEVLALYPASAFASPKDAYDALLSDLAFICPALSFAEAAGEGGGEAYSYHFTHTLTGLASSWGSFHALELWYLFDTLDTFPSYSATAADQRVSLMLREAWTDLAHGRTPLADLPWLTTTGAAPQIGLLADPPSTATEIRGGRCDGLEGLGLVRAP; encoded by the coding sequence ATGCGTGCCCCGAAGATCGACGCCCTCGCCCTCTGCGCTCTCCTCACCCTGACCGCCTGCGGTGGAGGCGAGGCCGGTGGGGGCGACGGGGGTCAGCCGCCCTGCGGCGAGTGCGACGGCGGGACGTCCTCGGACCTGGAGGCCGACCTGACGATCGACAGCGGCCCGATCCACGGCGTGGAGGACGGCGACCTCGTCATCTTCCGGGGCGTCCCCTACGCCGAGGCGCCGGTGGGCGCGCTGCGCTTCCGCAAGCCCGTGCCGGTGAGCCCCTGGACCTCGCCGAGAGATGCGACGGCCTTCGGGCCGCCCTGCGTGCAGCGGGATCACACCGGCGCGATGGTGGGCGACGAGGACTGCCTCACGGTCAACATCTGGGCCCCGCGCGCGGCCGGCGCGCCGAGGCCGGTGATGGTCTTCATCCACGGCGGAGCCTTCCTGCAGGGCAGCGCGAACCTCCCGGTCTACGACGGCGCCTCCATCGCCCGCACCGGCGAGGTGGTGGTGGTGACGCTCCAGTATCGCCTCGGGGCGCTCGGCTTCTTCGTCGACGACGCGCTCCTGACCGAGGAGAGCGGCGCGGGCAACCAGGGGATCCGCGATCAGCAGCTCGCCCTCGACTGGGTGCAGCGCAACGCCGCCTTCTTCGGGGGCAACCCCGGAGAGGTCACGATCTTCGGCGAGTCCGCCGGCGGCATCTCGGTCTGCGCTCACCTCGGGGCGCCGAGCAGCGACGGCCTCTACGCCCGGGCCATCGTCCAGAGCGGCACCGGCTGCTACGGGATGCAGCGCCTGCGGGTGCCCACCGTCGTGCACGTCTCGGCGATCAGCCAGGCCGAGAACGTGATCACCGAGGCGGGCTGCCAGAACGCGAGCGACGCCCTGGCCTGCCTGCGGGCCCTGCCGGCGACCACCGTGATCGACGCGGGCCTCTCCGGCGCCGCCAACAACCTCGGCCTCGCCGACTTCGGACCGGTGATCGATCAGGTCCTGCTCTCCGAGGCCCCCTTCGACCGCGTGCGGCGCGGTGAGCGCAGCACCATCACCATCGTCTCCGGCGCGAACGCCGACGAGGGGAAGACCTTCACCCAGGGCCTCTCGATCCCCGACACCGCGACCTACGAGTCGACGGTGCGCGCGGTGCTCCCCCTGCAAGCCGACGAGGTCCTCGCCCTCTATCCGGCCTCGGCCTTCGCCTCGCCCAAGGACGCCTACGACGCGCTCCTCTCCGACCTGGCCTTCATCTGCCCCGCCCTCTCCTTCGCCGAGGCCGCCGGGGAGGGCGGCGGCGAGGCCTACAGCTACCACTTCACCCACACCCTCACGGGCCTGGCCTCCTCCTGGGGCAGCTTCCACGCCCTCGAGCTCTGGTACCTCTTCGACACCCTCGACACCTTCCCGAGCTACTCGGCCACCGCCGCCGACCAGCGGGTCTCCCTGATGCTGCGCGAGGCCTGGACCGACCTGGCCCACGGGCGGACGCCGCTCGCCGACCTGCCCTGGCTCACGACCACCGGCGCCGCGCCGCAGATCGGCCTGCTGGCCGATCCCCCCTCCACCGCCACCGAGATCCGCGGTGGCCGCTGCGACGGCCTCGAGGGGCTGGGCCTGGTGCGGGCGCCCTGA
- a CDS encoding glycerophosphodiester phosphodiesterase family protein — protein sequence MSLASLTRWGLTLALLLALTACQDPTGEIFTPAGLLERYNTMWSWPAAHRGKCAAGVPENTLAAIDSCEERRIALIELDLRVSADGVVFLMHDADVERTTDGELRFPGRTSVDELTAGELRSLVIDDPLCHAAASALPRRCRVPTLAEALASTRESVLLLDYKGGSLEAIAATLEAGHPDSRRTIFLDSSLATLREMQVRLPELQLMPRAANVPETEAFLTSGLSFSWLHGDTGWLGAMRETFAELEVRPYANVFDLDVGISLAAETLSEEEYEAFLEETIRPTLMDYRELGLVGFGTESPATIDRLLNGHGGFGCCPL from the coding sequence ATGTCGCTCGCCTCGCTCACCCGATGGGGGCTGACGCTCGCCCTGCTGCTGGCCCTCACCGCCTGCCAGGATCCGACCGGTGAGATCTTCACGCCGGCCGGCCTCCTGGAGCGGTACAACACCATGTGGTCGTGGCCGGCGGCCCACCGCGGCAAGTGCGCGGCGGGCGTCCCCGAGAACACCCTGGCCGCGATCGACTCCTGCGAGGAGCGGCGGATCGCGCTGATCGAGCTCGACCTGCGGGTGAGCGCCGACGGGGTCGTCTTCCTGATGCACGACGCGGACGTCGAGCGCACCACCGACGGTGAGCTGCGCTTCCCGGGCCGCACCTCGGTCGACGAGCTCACGGCCGGGGAGCTGCGCTCCCTGGTGATCGACGATCCCCTCTGCCACGCCGCCGCGAGCGCCCTGCCCCGCCGCTGCCGGGTGCCCACCCTGGCCGAGGCCCTGGCCTCCACCCGCGAGTCGGTGCTCCTCCTCGACTACAAGGGCGGCTCGCTCGAGGCGATCGCCGCCACCCTCGAGGCGGGCCACCCCGACAGCCGGCGGACGATCTTCCTCGACTCCAGCCTCGCGACCCTCCGGGAGATGCAGGTGCGCCTCCCCGAGCTGCAGCTGATGCCCCGGGCCGCCAACGTCCCGGAGACCGAGGCCTTCCTCACCTCGGGCTTGAGCTTCTCCTGGCTCCATGGCGACACCGGCTGGCTGGGTGCCATGCGCGAGACCTTCGCCGAGCTGGAGGTGCGCCCCTACGCCAACGTCTTCGACCTCGACGTGGGGATCTCCCTCGCCGCCGAGACCCTGAGCGAGGAGGAGTACGAGGCCTTCCTCGAGGAGACCATCCGCCCCACCCTCATGGACTACCGGGAGCTCGGCCTGGTCGGCTTCGGCACCGAGAGCCCCGCCACGATCGACCGCCTCCTCAACGGCCACGGCGGCTTCGGCTGCTGTCCTCTCTGA
- a CDS encoding DMT family transporter translates to MSTLLGELACLGAAAVWAFSLTLFRGPIAAHGSVAVNLVKCAVATLLLGGTTLALGQLEALTGASPAALIFLAASGVVGLSLGDNALFAAVHRLGVHRTLLLQTTAPIFTALLAWGWKGVIPTGPQLLAAVVILVGVALVVAPSRGESVEADGADHPAPLSLGVAFAVLAALGQGFGIVLAKEGMSEVSVIPAATFRLGAAALGLFLLAIPGGGLGRTRALLTHRPSVKRVMPATFLGSYLAMMLMMAGIAFAPAAIAAVLLGTTPIFSLLVESAEQRRLPDLRPTAGTLVAVVGVAALALLSA, encoded by the coding sequence TTGAGCACCCTCCTCGGCGAGCTGGCCTGCCTGGGCGCGGCGGCGGTCTGGGCCTTCTCCCTGACCCTCTTCCGGGGGCCCATCGCCGCGCACGGCTCGGTGGCGGTGAACCTCGTGAAGTGCGCGGTGGCCACCCTGCTGCTGGGCGGGACCACCCTCGCCCTCGGCCAGCTCGAGGCCCTGACCGGGGCGAGCCCCGCGGCGCTGATCTTCCTCGCCGCCTCGGGGGTCGTCGGCCTCTCCCTGGGCGACAACGCCCTCTTCGCGGCGGTGCACCGGCTGGGGGTGCACCGCACCCTGCTGCTGCAGACCACCGCCCCGATCTTCACCGCGCTGCTGGCCTGGGGCTGGAAGGGCGTGATCCCCACCGGCCCTCAGCTCCTCGCGGCGGTCGTCATCCTGGTGGGCGTGGCCCTGGTCGTCGCCCCCTCGCGAGGGGAGAGCGTCGAGGCGGACGGCGCCGACCACCCGGCGCCCCTCTCTCTCGGCGTCGCCTTCGCGGTGCTGGCCGCCCTCGGGCAGGGCTTCGGCATCGTGCTCGCCAAGGAGGGCATGAGCGAGGTGAGCGTCATCCCCGCCGCGACCTTTCGCCTCGGCGCGGCGGCCCTCGGCCTCTTCCTCCTGGCGATCCCGGGCGGCGGCCTCGGGCGCACCCGCGCGCTGCTGACGCACCGCCCCTCGGTGAAGCGGGTGATGCCGGCGACCTTCCTGGGCTCCTACCTCGCCATGATGCTGATGATGGCCGGCATCGCCTTCGCCCCCGCGGCCATCGCGGCGGTGCTCCTGGGCACCACCCCGATCTTCAGCCTGCTGGTCGAGTCGGCGGAGCAGCGCCGCCTGCCCGATCTGCGCCCCACCGCCGGCACCCTCGTCGCCGTCGTCGGCGTCGCCGCCCTGGCCCTGCTCTCGGCCTAG
- a CDS encoding response regulator produces the protein MPKRILVIDDDIASVSAARRILKEGGYEPVVASNAADAEVVIEHDDPALVILSLSTDEHSGLEICKTIRQQAKDPMLPVLMIGDGQGEVTDAASALANGGDGFFRRPVPWAEVAAKVDAYLGMDRDREQTAVTAVPDLPDLPGPSDEEASEFLAAISGLPAAPPPVPAMDDGATDPGASVSFMASPLDEDEHEPLTDPGAQALTATGAEEAFAAAGGGAPAPEEEERGFTGAWEVTEPGRSGELADELFGDIGSEMMGDAEAGSDDDAVTAASAGEVADALERQRTADLERAAREIAAGAEAASPEEEEALVKERAEAEAKRRAEAMKQRAAAEAKKKVAAARKRREEEDARARALEEEARKAAEEAAQKAAEEEAARLAAEEAERQAAEEEAARLAAEEAAERQAAEEEAARLAAEEAAAQRAAEEEAARLAAEEAERQAAEEEAARLAAEEAAAQKAAEEAERQAAEEAARLAAEEAERQAAEEAARREAEAEAARLAAEEAARLAAEEARREAEELRRKAEAEEAARKAAKRAAKEKAREEARRLAEAEAERAAQAEAERRAQQEAERDEDLEDLESMLEDEALPDEPGAGPIEVAATPPEPEPPAPAPAPAPAPRPARSAVVEGGWTSFEREVAPTRASGWGAGGPTTYELESLQGEPVERSSRLAIDLDAPDPEPEPPIPAPPAEVEEGSMLLDPFGGGPEIEASAAAGWGAAETATEEGVVEGAEGLDPEALAAPTWGGYEPPTPAPPPPPPPAPIIAVPPPPPAPIIAEQPPPPPPPPAPSYGGLAAPAMAPAPVAPAPVQQAAPPPPPPVEPPPMPQPLPPRNPAPPPAPAPHSPAPQDIQPNPTGAPFPEEGDLLERDLPRLLADLYRARATGVLEIHGAAVNRAVFVELGRVVGASSTSAAERLEEVACRLGRITRQQARQIRAEGDLLPRQAAVALVEAGQLKAQELYDTVRAQAQAALFGAFSEEEGRWRWIQAVCPEDARVALPDHPFALVAEGIRRKYTLDRIHRCLGGPATVLAPTETAGDWQVFGFSARERRVATSVDGLHSAEELVFLSGLGEEPTYQVLYVLESTGQVSVRVRGAMPEGRASTPEEAQSQAVIDRTRIEEKFRQALDADYFEILGVTRDATAYEIKEAYERLSREMQPARYADVIYQDLWGKLEEIRRGLDDAYDVLRDEGLRADYLSALV, from the coding sequence ATGCCCAAGCGCATCCTCGTCATCGACGACGACATCGCGTCCGTCTCCGCGGCCCGGCGAATCCTCAAGGAGGGTGGCTACGAGCCGGTCGTCGCCTCGAACGCGGCGGACGCCGAGGTCGTGATCGAGCACGACGATCCCGCGCTGGTGATCCTCTCGCTCTCCACCGACGAGCACTCGGGCCTGGAGATCTGCAAGACGATCCGGCAGCAGGCCAAGGATCCGATGCTGCCGGTGCTGATGATCGGCGACGGCCAGGGCGAGGTCACCGACGCGGCCTCGGCGCTGGCCAACGGCGGCGACGGCTTCTTCCGGCGGCCCGTGCCCTGGGCCGAAGTGGCCGCCAAGGTCGACGCCTACCTGGGGATGGACCGCGACCGCGAGCAGACCGCGGTGACCGCCGTCCCCGACCTCCCCGACCTCCCCGGTCCCAGCGACGAGGAGGCCTCCGAGTTCCTGGCCGCGATCAGCGGGCTTCCCGCGGCGCCGCCGCCGGTCCCCGCGATGGACGACGGCGCCACCGACCCCGGGGCCTCGGTCTCCTTCATGGCCTCGCCCCTCGACGAGGACGAGCACGAGCCGCTCACCGATCCTGGCGCCCAGGCCCTCACCGCGACGGGGGCCGAGGAGGCCTTCGCGGCCGCCGGGGGTGGGGCCCCGGCCCCCGAGGAGGAGGAGCGGGGCTTCACCGGCGCCTGGGAGGTCACCGAGCCGGGCCGCTCCGGGGAGCTGGCCGACGAGCTCTTCGGTGACATCGGCTCCGAGATGATGGGCGACGCCGAGGCCGGCTCCGACGACGACGCCGTCACCGCGGCCTCGGCGGGAGAGGTGGCCGACGCCCTCGAGCGCCAGCGCACCGCCGACCTGGAGCGGGCCGCCCGGGAGATCGCCGCCGGCGCCGAGGCCGCCAGCCCGGAAGAGGAAGAGGCCCTGGTGAAGGAGCGGGCCGAGGCCGAGGCGAAGCGCCGGGCCGAGGCGATGAAGCAGCGCGCCGCGGCGGAGGCCAAGAAGAAGGTCGCGGCCGCGCGCAAGCGCCGGGAGGAGGAGGACGCCAGGGCGCGGGCCCTCGAGGAGGAGGCCCGCAAGGCCGCCGAGGAGGCAGCGCAGAAGGCGGCCGAGGAAGAGGCGGCGCGGCTCGCGGCCGAGGAGGCAGAGCGTCAGGCGGCCGAGGAAGAGGCAGCGCGGCTCGCGGCCGAAGAGGCGGCAGAGCGTCAGGCGGCCGAGGAAGAGGCGGCGCGGCTCGCGGCCGAAGAGGCGGCAGCGCAGAGGGCGGCCGAGGAAGAGGCGGCGCGGCTCGCGGCCGAGGAGGCAGAGCGTCAGGCGGCCGAGGAAGAGGCAGCGCGGCTCGCGGCCGAAGAGGCGGCAGCGCAGAAGGCGGCCGAGGAAGCGGAGCGTCAGGCGGCCGAGGAGGCAGCGCGGCTCGCGGCCGAGGAGGCGGAGCGTCAGGCGGCCGAGGAGGCAGCGCGCCGGGAGGCCGAGGCCGAGGCGGCGCGGCTCGCGGCCGAGGAGGCTGCCCGCCTGGCCGCGGAGGAAGCCCGCCGTGAGGCGGAGGAGCTGCGCCGCAAGGCCGAGGCGGAGGAGGCTGCCCGCAAGGCGGCCAAGCGCGCCGCGAAGGAGAAGGCCCGCGAGGAGGCCCGCCGCCTGGCCGAGGCCGAGGCCGAGCGGGCTGCCCAGGCCGAGGCCGAGCGCCGGGCCCAGCAGGAGGCCGAGCGCGACGAGGATCTCGAGGACCTCGAGTCGATGCTCGAGGACGAGGCGCTCCCGGACGAACCCGGCGCCGGGCCCATCGAGGTGGCGGCCACGCCGCCCGAGCCCGAGCCCCCGGCGCCCGCCCCCGCACCTGCTCCGGCGCCACGGCCCGCTCGCTCGGCGGTGGTCGAGGGAGGGTGGACCTCCTTCGAGCGCGAGGTTGCGCCGACCCGGGCCTCGGGCTGGGGCGCCGGCGGTCCGACCACCTACGAGCTGGAGTCCCTGCAGGGAGAGCCCGTCGAGCGCAGCAGCCGGCTGGCGATCGATCTCGATGCGCCCGACCCGGAGCCCGAGCCTCCGATCCCGGCCCCGCCGGCCGAGGTCGAAGAGGGCTCGATGCTCCTCGATCCCTTCGGGGGCGGACCCGAGATCGAGGCCAGCGCCGCCGCAGGCTGGGGTGCCGCCGAGACCGCCACGGAGGAGGGGGTGGTGGAGGGTGCCGAGGGGCTCGACCCCGAGGCCCTGGCCGCGCCCACCTGGGGGGGCTACGAGCCCCCGACGCCTGCCCCGCCACCTCCACCGCCTCCCGCGCCGATCATCGCCGTACCGCCGCCGCCCCCGGCGCCGATCATCGCCGAGCAGCCGCCCCCACCTCCGCCTCCGCCGGCACCCTCCTACGGAGGCCTCGCCGCCCCCGCGATGGCGCCCGCGCCCGTCGCCCCGGCGCCGGTGCAGCAGGCCGCGCCCCCGCCGCCGCCTCCCGTGGAGCCGCCGCCCATGCCGCAGCCCCTCCCGCCCCGCAACCCCGCGCCGCCGCCGGCGCCCGCGCCGCACTCGCCGGCGCCCCAGGACATCCAGCCGAACCCCACCGGCGCGCCCTTCCCCGAGGAGGGCGATCTCCTCGAGCGGGATCTGCCGCGGCTCCTGGCCGACCTCTACCGGGCCCGGGCCACCGGCGTGCTGGAGATCCACGGCGCCGCGGTGAACCGCGCCGTCTTCGTCGAGCTCGGCCGGGTCGTGGGCGCCAGCTCCACCTCGGCGGCGGAGCGCCTGGAGGAGGTCGCCTGCCGCCTGGGCCGGATCACCCGCCAGCAGGCGCGGCAGATCCGGGCCGAGGGCGATCTGCTCCCCCGCCAGGCGGCCGTCGCCCTGGTCGAGGCCGGGCAGCTCAAGGCCCAGGAGCTCTACGACACGGTCCGGGCCCAGGCCCAGGCGGCGCTCTTCGGGGCCTTCTCCGAGGAGGAGGGGCGCTGGCGCTGGATCCAGGCCGTCTGCCCGGAGGACGCCCGGGTGGCCCTGCCCGATCATCCCTTCGCGCTCGTCGCCGAGGGCATCCGCCGCAAGTACACCCTCGATCGCATCCACCGCTGCCTCGGCGGGCCGGCCACCGTGCTCGCTCCCACCGAGACCGCGGGCGACTGGCAGGTCTTCGGCTTCTCGGCCCGCGAGCGGCGGGTGGCCACCAGCGTCGATGGGCTCCACTCCGCCGAGGAGCTGGTCTTCCTCTCGGGGCTCGGCGAGGAGCCCACCTACCAGGTGCTCTACGTCCTCGAGTCGACTGGTCAGGTCTCCGTGCGCGTGCGCGGCGCCATGCCCGAGGGCCGGGCCTCGACTCCCGAGGAGGCGCAGAGCCAGGCGGTGATCGACCGCACCCGCATCGAGGAGAAGTTCCGCCAGGCGCTGGACGCCGACTACTTCGAGATCCTCGGCGTCACCCGCGACGCCACCGCCTACGAGATCAAGGAGGCCTACGAGCGCCTCTCCCGGGAGATGCAGCCGGCCCGCTACGCCGACGTCATCTACCAGGATCTCTGGGGCAAGCTCGAGGAGATCCGCCGCGGCCTCGACGACGCCTACGACGTCCTGCGCGACGAGGGCCTGCGCGCCGACTACCTCTCCGCGCTCGTCTGA